One stretch of Streptomyces peucetius DNA includes these proteins:
- a CDS encoding YbdK family carboxylate-amine ligase, with the protein MTTTIGVEEEFFLVRTDSRTVEPAGSRVVARARETVGDLVSGEFHEGQLEVRTPPCDDTADLLRQLTAVRAAARAACGADGLGPCATGTPVLAGEGARVLGDHPRYRAGVRQFGSMLDDFTICSAHVHVHVPEREVAVLAANHLRPWLPLLVAMSANSPFFEGRDTGYASWRTVIRGRFPALSAPPYVDSLAQYERLTTALQESEAMLDASLPFWDVRPNPRVPTLEVRVMDVPADPADTAALTALVRALVVRSVERVRDGDAGPPVCGELLRAAYWRAARDGWPGSGPDALTERVVPFTAQARRLADHVRPQLEEFGDVRSVAAFLRRLDLHGCGAQRQRASWARRSRLSDVVDDLLAVTAGTGGVRPA; encoded by the coding sequence ATGACCACCACCATCGGAGTGGAGGAGGAGTTCTTCCTCGTCCGGACCGACAGCCGGACCGTGGAGCCGGCCGGCAGCCGGGTCGTGGCACGCGCCCGTGAAACCGTCGGGGACCTGGTCTCCGGCGAGTTCCACGAGGGCCAGCTCGAGGTGCGGACCCCGCCGTGCGACGACACCGCCGACCTGCTGCGGCAGCTGACCGCCGTGCGGGCGGCCGCCCGTGCGGCCTGCGGCGCCGACGGGCTCGGCCCGTGCGCCACGGGCACGCCCGTCCTGGCCGGGGAGGGAGCCCGTGTCCTCGGCGACCATCCCCGCTACCGCGCGGGTGTGCGGCAGTTCGGGAGCATGCTCGACGACTTCACCATCTGCTCCGCCCATGTCCATGTGCATGTGCCCGAACGGGAGGTGGCCGTACTCGCCGCGAACCACCTGCGCCCCTGGCTGCCGCTGCTGGTGGCCATGAGCGCCAACTCGCCGTTCTTCGAAGGCCGCGACACCGGCTACGCGAGCTGGCGGACCGTCATCCGAGGCCGCTTCCCCGCGCTGAGCGCCCCTCCGTACGTGGACTCCCTCGCCCAGTACGAGCGGCTGACGACGGCCCTGCAGGAATCGGAGGCAATGCTCGACGCGAGCCTCCCGTTCTGGGACGTACGGCCCAACCCGCGGGTGCCCACACTGGAGGTCCGGGTCATGGACGTCCCCGCGGACCCCGCGGACACCGCCGCGCTCACCGCCCTCGTCAGAGCCCTGGTCGTGCGCTCCGTCGAGCGGGTACGGGACGGTGACGCCGGCCCGCCCGTCTGCGGTGAACTGCTGCGCGCCGCCTACTGGCGCGCGGCGCGCGACGGCTGGCCGGGCAGCGGCCCGGACGCCCTCACCGAACGGGTCGTGCCGTTCACCGCCCAGGCGCGGCGGCTGGCCGACCACGTACGGCCGCAGCTCGAGGAGTTCGGCGACGTGCGGTCGGTCGCCGCCTTCCTCCGGCGGCTGGACCTGCACGGCTGCGGGGCACAGCGGCAGCGGGCGTCCTGGGCGCGCCGCTCACGCCTGAGCGACGTCGTCGACGACCTCCTCGCCGTGACGGCCGGTACGGGCGGCGTCAGGCCGGCGTGA
- a CDS encoding VOC family protein, with product MPRITPNLWFDTQGKEAAEFYISVFPNSRITRTLYYGEAGPGPAGTVLTVDFELDGQEYTAINGGPEFTFNEAVSLLVNCADQEEVDYYWQKLGEGGQEGPCGWLKDKYGLSWQVAPVVLTELLEDEDKERSQRVMSAMLGMKKIDIAALHEAADRA from the coding sequence ATGCCACGCATCACCCCGAACCTCTGGTTCGACACCCAGGGCAAGGAAGCCGCCGAGTTCTACATCTCCGTGTTCCCGAACTCGCGGATCACGCGCACTTTGTACTACGGCGAGGCCGGACCCGGGCCGGCCGGCACCGTCCTGACCGTGGACTTCGAGCTCGACGGACAGGAGTACACCGCGATCAACGGAGGTCCCGAGTTCACCTTCAACGAGGCGGTCTCCCTGCTGGTCAACTGCGCGGACCAGGAGGAGGTCGACTACTACTGGCAGAAGCTCGGCGAGGGCGGGCAGGAAGGCCCCTGCGGCTGGCTGAAGGACAAGTACGGCCTCTCCTGGCAGGTCGCCCCCGTCGTGCTGACGGAGCTGCTGGAGGACGAGGACAAGGAGCGGTCGCAGCGCGTGATGTCGGCCATGCTGGGCATGAAGAAGATCGACATCGCCGCTCTGCACGAGGCCGCCGACCGCGCGTGA
- a CDS encoding GNAT family N-acetyltransferase: MPSAPGTAVWPATLTTRRLALRPVAAADVPEIARLWTDPEVRRHLGGPVDSNVVRIREKRCVGAPGAFAVVRQADLTVVGLVTVEPGARDGRTEVSYQLLPEHWGQGYGREAVAAAVTWARGDVPATAPAVVALTQQANLRSRRLLEGLGATVEYTFVEWDEPQILYAFPAPPAE; encoded by the coding sequence ATGCCTTCCGCACCCGGCACGGCCGTCTGGCCCGCCACCCTTACGACGCGCCGGCTGGCGCTGCGTCCCGTCGCCGCCGCGGACGTACCGGAGATCGCGCGCCTGTGGACGGACCCCGAGGTACGGCGGCATCTCGGGGGGCCGGTCGACAGCAACGTCGTACGCATCCGTGAGAAGAGGTGCGTCGGCGCTCCGGGGGCCTTCGCCGTGGTGCGGCAGGCGGACCTGACCGTCGTCGGCCTGGTGACGGTGGAACCGGGGGCACGCGACGGACGGACCGAGGTGTCGTACCAGCTGCTGCCCGAGCACTGGGGCCAGGGCTACGGCCGCGAGGCCGTCGCCGCGGCCGTGACGTGGGCGCGGGGCGATGTGCCGGCAACCGCCCCCGCGGTGGTCGCCCTGACGCAGCAGGCCAACCTCCGTTCCCGGCGGCTGCTCGAGGGCCTCGGGGCCACGGTGGAGTACACGTTCGTCGAATGGGACGAGCCCCAGATCCTCTACGCGTTCCCTGCACCGCCCGCGGAGTAG
- a CDS encoding SRPBCC family protein, with protein sequence MAVHHQLIRKPPGAVWSVLGDRDRYCDWVVGTADSEPADGDWPEVGSTLRYTVRIGPWTLHGRTVVRRCDRPRALELEAESGKLGTARIAVDVRPWGDDTLVIVDEHPLTGVGGALHNTAFDAFLVVRHRRMLSRLAAVVEDLAGSSGASDAGRSGDRSRA encoded by the coding sequence ATGGCCGTGCACCATCAGCTGATCAGGAAGCCACCCGGCGCGGTGTGGTCGGTCCTCGGCGACCGGGACCGGTACTGCGACTGGGTCGTCGGAACCGCGGACAGCGAACCGGCCGACGGGGACTGGCCCGAGGTCGGCTCCACCCTGCGGTACACCGTGCGGATCGGCCCGTGGACGCTGCACGGCAGAACCGTCGTGCGGCGCTGCGACCGGCCGAGAGCGCTCGAACTCGAGGCCGAGAGCGGGAAGCTGGGTACCGCGCGGATCGCCGTCGACGTGCGGCCCTGGGGCGACGACACCCTGGTCATCGTGGACGAGCATCCGCTGACCGGTGTCGGAGGAGCCCTTCACAACACCGCCTTCGACGCGTTCCTGGTCGTGCGCCACCGCCGCATGCTCAGCCGTCTGGCCGCGGTCGTCGAGGATTTGGCCGGGAGTTCAGGAGCCAGCGATGCCGGACGCAGTGGTGATCGGAGCAGGGCCTAA
- a CDS encoding VOC family protein produces the protein MSVEFNHTIVLSRDNRKSAEFLAHILGLEVGRQWGPFIPLTLSNNVTLDFATVDHEVPLQHYAFLISEDEFDQVFRRVKDAGITYYADPHGKRPGEINHNDGGRGMYFNDPAGHGMEVITRPYGSSG, from the coding sequence GTGTCGGTAGAGTTCAACCACACCATCGTTCTGTCCCGGGACAACCGGAAGTCCGCCGAATTCCTCGCCCACATCCTGGGGCTCGAAGTCGGCCGGCAGTGGGGGCCGTTCATTCCCCTCACCCTCAGCAACAACGTCACTCTGGACTTCGCGACCGTCGATCACGAAGTCCCCCTGCAGCACTATGCGTTCCTGATTTCAGAGGACGAGTTCGACCAGGTCTTCCGGCGTGTGAAGGACGCGGGGATCACGTACTACGCCGACCCGCACGGCAAGCGTCCCGGCGAGATCAACCACAACGACGGCGGCCGCGGCATGTACTTCAACGATCCCGCCGGTCACGGCATGGAGGTCATCACCCGGCCGTACGGCAGCAGCGGCTGA
- a CDS encoding GH12 family glycosyl hydrolase domain-containing protein has protein sequence MRHRLRALTTALLLMVGAPAASLSAAPSTQASTQAATRAAAQICEQYGTTTIQDRYVVQNNRWGTSATQCLEVTGTGFTVTRADGSVPTNGAPKSYPSVFNGCHYTNCSPGTRLPKQVSTIGSAPTSISYGYVDNAVYNASFDIWLDPEPKTDGVNRTEIMIWFNRVGPIQPIGSRTGSATVGDRNWEVWTGNNGGNDVISFVAPAAVTSWSFDVMDFVDQTVSRGMAADNWYLTSIQAGFEPWQGGAGLSVHSFSSTVTAGDGGGEEEPPGEPASSCEIGYAANAWPGGFTAEVTIRNAGTAPVDGWNLGFTLPAGQSVTNAWNASVTSAGGTVTARDVGFNGHIQAGGIQSFGFQGTYSGAFAEPERFTLNGTSCSVV, from the coding sequence ATGCGACATCGTTTACGCGCCTTGACGACGGCTCTGCTCCTCATGGTCGGAGCGCCGGCCGCGTCGCTGTCGGCAGCACCCTCCACACAGGCCTCCACACAGGCCGCCACGCGCGCCGCCGCGCAGATCTGCGAGCAGTACGGCACCACGACCATCCAGGACCGGTACGTCGTCCAGAACAACCGCTGGGGCACCAGCGCCACCCAGTGCCTCGAAGTGACCGGCACCGGCTTCACCGTCACCCGGGCCGACGGCTCGGTGCCCACGAACGGAGCACCGAAGTCCTACCCCTCGGTCTTCAACGGCTGCCACTACACGAACTGCTCGCCCGGTACCCGGCTGCCCAAGCAGGTCTCCACCATCGGCTCGGCACCCACCAGCATCTCCTACGGCTACGTCGACAACGCGGTCTACAACGCCTCGTTCGACATCTGGCTCGACCCCGAGCCGAAGACCGACGGTGTCAACCGCACCGAGATCATGATCTGGTTCAACCGCGTCGGCCCCATCCAGCCCATCGGGTCACGGACCGGCTCCGCGACCGTCGGCGACCGGAACTGGGAGGTGTGGACGGGGAACAACGGCGGCAACGACGTGATCTCCTTCGTGGCTCCCGCGGCCGTCACCAGCTGGTCCTTCGACGTCATGGACTTCGTCGACCAGACAGTCAGCCGGGGCATGGCGGCCGACAACTGGTACCTGACGAGCATCCAGGCCGGGTTCGAGCCCTGGCAGGGCGGCGCGGGCCTGTCGGTCCACTCCTTCTCGTCGACTGTCACCGCGGGCGACGGCGGCGGTGAGGAGGAGCCTCCCGGCGAACCGGCGAGCAGCTGCGAGATCGGCTACGCCGCGAACGCGTGGCCCGGCGGATTCACGGCGGAGGTGACCATCAGGAATGCCGGCACCGCGCCGGTCGACGGCTGGAACCTGGGCTTCACCCTGCCCGCCGGCCAGAGCGTCACCAACGCGTGGAACGCCTCGGTCACCTCGGCCGGCGGCACCGTGACCGCGCGCGACGTGGGCTTCAACGGTCACATCCAGGCCGGCGGCATCCAGTCCTTCGGCTTCCAGGGGACGTACAGCGGCGCCTTCGCGGAGCCGGAGCGGTTCACGCTCAACGGGACGTCCTGCTCAGTCGTCTGA
- a CDS encoding 2OG-Fe dioxygenase family protein, whose translation MDPHADFPDPAAGHAAARTAEEAARATLAAEGVHLMRPADVMACTGADDAAWVRFAAHWEELSQDEYAARRGTDRLRRYGHFSLEPATGELRLLPHTVFVQPDHTNPLYETVDRHFEPLTGAFVADPVLRSVLRLLGRTAGALDAAERWSIKVHPFRVLATADGGGEPTPEGRHRDGVTLVSSLLIGRDNATGGESTVYDPEGEEVLSVTLDEPASLLLSDDRGTLHGVSPIRPVDAGAPARRDVLVTTLTPA comes from the coding sequence GTGGATCCCCACGCCGACTTCCCCGACCCGGCGGCCGGACACGCCGCCGCGCGAACCGCCGAGGAGGCGGCTCGCGCCACGCTGGCCGCCGAGGGCGTACATCTGATGCGCCCGGCCGACGTCATGGCCTGCACCGGGGCCGACGACGCCGCCTGGGTCCGGTTCGCGGCCCACTGGGAGGAGTTGTCGCAGGACGAGTACGCGGCACGGCGCGGCACCGACAGACTGCGGCGCTACGGTCATTTCTCCCTGGAACCCGCGACCGGCGAGCTGAGGCTCCTGCCGCACACCGTGTTCGTCCAGCCCGACCACACGAACCCGCTGTACGAGACGGTGGACCGGCACTTCGAGCCGCTGACCGGTGCCTTCGTCGCCGATCCGGTCCTGCGTTCCGTGCTGCGCCTGCTGGGCCGGACGGCCGGCGCGCTGGACGCCGCCGAGCGGTGGAGCATCAAGGTGCATCCCTTCCGGGTCCTCGCCACGGCGGACGGCGGCGGGGAGCCCACTCCGGAGGGCCGGCACCGGGACGGCGTCACCCTGGTGTCCTCGCTGCTGATCGGCCGCGACAATGCCACCGGCGGTGAGAGCACCGTGTACGACCCCGAGGGCGAAGAGGTGCTGTCGGTGACGCTCGACGAACCGGCGAGCCTGCTGCTGTCCGACGACCGGGGCACCCTGCACGGCGTGTCCCCCATCAGGCCGGTCGACGCCGGTGCCCCGGCCCGCCGCGACGTGCTGGTCACCACCCTCACGCCGGCCTGA
- a CDS encoding phytoene desaturase family protein encodes MPDAVVIGAGPNGLVAANLLADADWSVEVLEEQPEPGGAVRSDRGVHPDFVNDLCSSFYPLAAASPVLAGLGLEREGLRWSHAPRVVAHPLSDGRCAVLERRPEATAAALDAFEPGDGAAWQDLYDVWDRLRPDILDLLFTPFPPVLPSLRLAARLRASGGLRLLRTLMLPVRRLGEEEFEAEAGRLLLAGSALHADLPPETAGSGGFGWLMSMLGQSHGFPVPVGGAGTLTRALVRRLEHRGGAVRCGERAVEVVVREGRAVAVRTASGESVPAVRAVLADVSVPALYGELVGERHLPARILGDLRRFQWDFATFKVDWALNGAVPWTAAEASTAGTVHLADGVDELTRFAAQLATGQVPDRPFMLFGQMTTSDATRSPAGTESAWAYTHVPHLIKGDAGDAGLTGRWDRCEQEAMADRMEQEVERYAPGFANRVMARRVLAPPTLEALDANLAGGAVNGGTTAMHQQLVFRPLPGAGRPETPVEGLYLASAGAHPGGGVHGAPGANAARAALRGPAARLLSRAPRALARRDRGGRPTGPGARER; translated from the coding sequence ATGCCGGACGCAGTGGTGATCGGAGCAGGGCCTAACGGTCTCGTCGCCGCCAACCTCCTCGCGGACGCCGACTGGAGCGTCGAAGTCCTCGAGGAACAGCCGGAACCCGGCGGCGCGGTGCGCAGCGACCGGGGCGTCCACCCGGACTTCGTCAACGACCTGTGCAGCTCCTTCTACCCCTTGGCGGCCGCCTCCCCGGTGCTCGCCGGACTCGGTCTGGAACGGGAAGGGCTGCGCTGGAGCCACGCCCCCCGGGTGGTGGCCCACCCCCTGTCCGACGGCCGGTGCGCCGTCCTGGAACGCCGGCCCGAGGCGACCGCCGCCGCCCTGGACGCCTTCGAGCCCGGCGACGGTGCCGCATGGCAGGACCTGTACGACGTCTGGGACCGGCTGCGCCCGGACATCCTGGACCTGCTGTTCACGCCCTTCCCTCCGGTGCTGCCCTCCCTGCGCCTGGCCGCCCGGCTGCGCGCCTCCGGCGGCCTGCGTCTCCTGCGGACCCTGATGCTTCCCGTACGGCGGCTGGGGGAGGAGGAGTTCGAGGCGGAGGCGGGCAGGCTGCTCCTCGCGGGCAGCGCGCTCCACGCCGACCTCCCGCCCGAGACCGCCGGTAGTGGCGGTTTCGGCTGGCTGATGTCGATGCTCGGCCAGAGCCACGGCTTTCCCGTGCCCGTCGGCGGCGCCGGAACGCTGACCCGGGCGCTGGTCCGCCGGCTCGAACACCGTGGCGGTGCCGTGAGATGTGGCGAACGGGCCGTGGAGGTCGTCGTGCGCGAGGGCCGTGCGGTGGCCGTACGCACGGCGTCGGGCGAATCCGTACCCGCCGTGCGGGCCGTGCTGGCCGACGTGTCCGTACCCGCCCTGTACGGGGAGCTGGTCGGTGAACGGCATCTGCCGGCCCGGATCCTGGGCGATCTGCGCCGGTTCCAGTGGGACTTCGCCACCTTCAAGGTCGACTGGGCCCTGAACGGCGCCGTTCCCTGGACCGCCGCGGAGGCGTCCACCGCCGGCACCGTGCATCTGGCCGACGGCGTCGACGAACTGACCCGGTTCGCCGCCCAGCTGGCGACGGGGCAGGTGCCCGACCGGCCGTTCATGCTCTTCGGCCAGATGACGACGTCGGACGCGACCCGCTCACCCGCGGGCACCGAGTCGGCCTGGGCCTACACTCACGTTCCCCATCTGATCAAGGGCGACGCGGGCGACGCCGGTCTGACCGGACGGTGGGACCGGTGTGAGCAGGAGGCCATGGCCGACCGGATGGAGCAGGAGGTCGAGCGGTACGCGCCGGGGTTCGCGAACCGGGTCATGGCCCGCCGCGTTCTGGCCCCGCCGACGCTCGAGGCCCTCGACGCCAATCTCGCCGGCGGGGCCGTCAACGGTGGTACCACCGCGATGCATCAGCAGCTCGTCTTCCGGCCGCTGCCCGGAGCCGGCCGGCCGGAGACCCCGGTCGAAGGGCTCTATCTGGCGTCGGCCGGGGCGCATCCCGGTGGTGGTGTGCACGGGGCGCCCGGTGCGAACGCGGCCCGTGCCGCGCTGCGGGGGCCCGCCGCACGGCTGCTGAGCCGTGCCCCGCGTGCCCTCGCACGCCGGGACCGCGGCGGGAGGCCGACGGGCCCGGGTGCGCGGGAGCGGTGA
- a CDS encoding DUF2867 domain-containing protein encodes MKLPKTAHTSRPWRIHEIAPDFRLYDVWALPTPGGPDDFPRLVRQTAGGDTADNPSRVARTLFAVRWRLGKLLGWDGPGSGVGSRVPTLRDRLPADLRDGPSGPAFERLPFTPVYLTGDEWAAEMANRTVHGVMHLSWVPDGTGGHRGQMAVLVKPNGLWGRAYMAAIAPFRHLLVYPPLMRGIEQSWRAKQAA; translated from the coding sequence ATGAAGCTCCCGAAGACGGCACACACGTCCCGGCCGTGGCGGATCCACGAGATCGCACCCGACTTCCGTCTGTACGACGTGTGGGCGCTGCCGACGCCGGGAGGGCCCGACGACTTCCCGCGGCTGGTGCGGCAGACGGCCGGGGGCGACACGGCGGACAACCCGTCCCGGGTGGCCCGTACCCTCTTCGCCGTCCGCTGGCGGCTCGGAAAGCTGCTCGGCTGGGACGGCCCCGGCTCGGGTGTCGGCTCCCGGGTGCCGACGCTGCGCGACCGGCTGCCGGCTGATCTGCGTGACGGTCCGTCCGGTCCGGCGTTCGAGCGGCTGCCCTTCACGCCGGTCTATCTGACGGGCGACGAATGGGCGGCCGAGATGGCCAACCGGACCGTGCACGGTGTGATGCACCTGAGCTGGGTGCCGGACGGCACCGGGGGCCACCGGGGTCAGATGGCCGTTCTGGTGAAGCCGAACGGCCTGTGGGGGCGGGCCTACATGGCCGCCATCGCCCCGTTCCGGCATCTGCTCGTGTATCCGCCGCTGATGCGGGGCATCGAACAGAGCTGGCGGGCGAAGCAGGCGGCCTGA
- a CDS encoding thiamine pyrophosphate-requiring protein, which produces MASTKVSDYILQRLRDWDVTHVFSYAGDGINGLLAAWGRADNKPKFVQSRHEEMSAFQAVGYAKFSGKVGVCAATSGPGAVHLLNGLYDAKLDHVPVVAIVGQTNRSAMGGSYQQEIDLQNLYKDVASDFCETAMVPEQLPNLIDRAMRTAYARRTVTAVIVPADVQELDYSPPRHAFKMVPSSMGLGRYAPVPADEDLERAAEILNAGEKVAVLVGQGARGARAEVERLADVLGAGVAKALLGKDVLPDDLPYVTGSIGLLGTRPSYELMQGCDTLLMIGSSFPYTQFMPEFDQARAVQIDIDPHMIGLRYPFEVNLVGDARETLRRLLPRLHRKESRTWRDEIEQSVDRWWEVMQRRAAVDADPVNPEYVVHALDGMLPDDAVVTADSGSAANWYARHLRLRGRMRGSLSGTLATMGPGVPYAIGAKFAHPDRPAIALVGDGAMQMNGMMEMVTAAKYWREWADPRLIVAVLNNGDLNQVTWEMRAMSGAPQFEESQHIPDLPYADIAERIGLQGVRVEKPKHVESAWKQALAADRPFVIDFRTDPAVPPIPPHASLDQIESAAAAILHGDSDRRSVLKQGFKAKVQEFLPGTRHRADRPGATNDSADDER; this is translated from the coding sequence ATGGCCAGTACGAAAGTGTCCGACTACATCCTCCAGCGGCTGCGGGACTGGGACGTGACCCATGTCTTCTCCTACGCGGGAGACGGCATCAACGGTCTGCTCGCTGCCTGGGGACGGGCGGACAACAAACCGAAGTTCGTCCAGTCCCGCCACGAGGAGATGTCGGCCTTCCAGGCCGTCGGGTACGCGAAGTTCTCGGGCAAGGTCGGCGTCTGCGCCGCCACCTCCGGCCCAGGCGCCGTCCACCTGCTCAACGGGCTCTACGACGCGAAGCTCGACCATGTTCCGGTGGTCGCGATCGTCGGGCAGACCAACCGCAGCGCCATGGGCGGCTCCTACCAGCAGGAAATCGACCTGCAGAACCTCTACAAGGACGTCGCCTCCGACTTCTGCGAGACGGCGATGGTCCCCGAGCAGCTGCCCAACCTCATCGACCGGGCCATGCGCACCGCCTACGCGCGGCGCACCGTGACGGCCGTCATCGTCCCCGCCGACGTGCAGGAACTTGACTACAGCCCGCCCCGGCACGCCTTCAAGATGGTCCCCTCCAGCATGGGCCTCGGACGCTACGCACCGGTCCCCGCCGACGAGGACCTCGAGCGCGCCGCCGAGATCCTCAACGCGGGTGAGAAGGTCGCCGTCCTCGTCGGCCAGGGCGCCCGCGGCGCCCGCGCCGAGGTCGAACGCCTCGCCGACGTCCTCGGGGCCGGTGTCGCCAAGGCACTGCTCGGCAAGGACGTCCTCCCCGACGACCTGCCCTATGTGACCGGCTCCATCGGGCTCCTCGGCACCCGCCCCTCGTACGAGCTGATGCAGGGCTGCGACACCCTGCTGATGATCGGCTCCAGCTTCCCGTACACCCAGTTCATGCCCGAGTTCGACCAGGCCAGGGCCGTTCAGATCGACATCGATCCGCACATGATCGGCCTGCGGTACCCGTTCGAGGTCAACCTCGTCGGCGACGCCCGCGAAACCCTGCGAAGGCTCCTTCCGCGTCTGCACCGCAAGGAGAGCCGCACCTGGCGGGACGAGATCGAGCAGAGCGTCGACCGATGGTGGGAGGTGATGCAGCGCCGGGCCGCCGTCGACGCCGATCCGGTCAACCCCGAGTACGTGGTCCACGCCCTCGACGGGATGCTTCCCGACGACGCCGTCGTCACCGCGGACTCCGGTTCCGCCGCGAACTGGTACGCCCGGCACCTGCGCCTGCGCGGCCGGATGCGCGGCTCCCTGTCGGGGACGCTCGCCACGATGGGCCCCGGCGTGCCGTACGCCATCGGCGCCAAGTTCGCGCACCCCGACCGTCCCGCGATCGCGCTCGTCGGCGACGGCGCCATGCAGATGAACGGCATGATGGAGATGGTCACCGCGGCGAAGTACTGGCGCGAGTGGGCCGACCCGCGGCTGATCGTGGCGGTGCTCAACAACGGCGACCTCAACCAGGTCACCTGGGAGATGCGGGCCATGTCCGGTGCTCCGCAGTTCGAGGAGTCGCAGCACATCCCCGACCTGCCGTACGCCGACATCGCCGAACGGATCGGCCTGCAGGGCGTACGGGTCGAGAAGCCCAAGCACGTCGAGTCCGCCTGGAAGCAGGCGCTCGCCGCCGACCGGCCGTTCGTCATCGACTTCCGAACCGACCCGGCCGTCCCGCCGATTCCGCCGCACGCCTCGCTCGATCAGATCGAGTCCGCCGCGGCTGCGATCCTGCACGGCGACAGCGACCGCCGCTCGGTGCTCAAGCAGGGTTTCAAGGCGAAGGTGCAGGAGTTCCTTCCCGGCACCCGGCACCGTGCCGACCGTCCCGGCGCGACGAACGACAGCGCGGACGACGAAAGGTGA